The Medicago truncatula cultivar Jemalong A17 chromosome 7, MtrunA17r5.0-ANR, whole genome shotgun sequence genome includes the window TTTTCCATCTAGCCGGAGTGAGCAGACGACGCAAACAGCCGCTGCTCTCAAATTAAACCATCTTGAcatacatgatgatgatgatgcagGATCACAAGGAGCAGTTGTGTGAGTCCTCTCTAATATTTTCAGCTTCTAATAAATGTGTTGTCATTTGCATTGTATTGTCTATTGCTATTAAACTCTTGGATTTTGTGTATTTTAGTTTAGTTAATTAATTGCTTATTCAATTACTTATTTCAGGGATTTTAATTAAACTTTCATTCATGAACTATTTTGGAAAAACAGTATCTGATAACTTATTTATAGAAATGCATCCAAATACTAATACTACTGTACTAGTGCACTGTATCACAGTGTTACAGCTCAAATAAGTTCTTTAATAAGCCAACGGTCATAAGTTCTGAATAAGGAATGTCTATTTTAGCCTTCGTCTTCGTCTTCTCCTTCTCTGAATTGGTTATGCCTTTCTTCTTAGTGTCAATTGTATGCTTGTGGGTTTACATCTTGCCTAAAgtctttctttgatttttattattgtttttttaaaatcgaTCCTCACCAACTCGGTGTCTACACAGtagcaagaagaaaaagaggGGCCAACAACGGGATGCTAGAAAAAATAAGAGTAGAAGAGGGCTCCCCCAAATTAGCATGAAAGGTTTTTGATCTGCCTTGTTTGACCAATTTTGTTACATACTGTTCATTGACTTTTTTCTTTCTGGTTCTACCTCTAATTTATTGCTGGTTGTATGCAGTGTTGGAGAAGGTAGAAAGTAAGGGAAGAACAACTTTCAATGAGGTTAGGTGGTTACTTTGTTAGTTTTTGCTACATTGAAATCAATCTCTTGCTTCAGTTTCCTGTGGTGAATTACATGCTCAGaattgctatatatatatatatatatatatatatatcataaaatagAGTTCATATCcttcaactatttttttattcagtaACTTGTGGAATTGAAGCTTGCATTTACATTTGTTGATCACTTTTCTCATTCATGCATATTGTCTAGCTCTTTCGTAAttcttattattaattttttcctaaTATATTTCTTGAATTTGACGtgttatttttatattctagGTGGCAGATGAACTTGTGGCTGAACTTGCTGATCCAATGAATAGTGGTTTGTCCCCTAATAAGGTTGTTTTTCCTTTACAAACAGTTTCAAAATTATTTGCTATTCAGATATTTAAGTTGTAAGATAAGTACTGTAGATTTACTTTTTTGGGGGGAATGAACATTTGTCAGCAACAATATGATGAGAAAAATGTTCGTCGAAGGGCCTATGATGTTCTCAATGTTCTCATGGCAATGGATATTATTTCCAAGGATAAAAAGGAAATACAATGGAAGGGTCTTCCTCCTAGTGCTATTGAGGAGCTAAAGGTTTGCCCACAATCTTGAGTTGTAACTTTTTCCCCTCATGTGGCTTATGCTTTACCTGAAGTGATGTTCTGAACTAATCCTAAAATACAATCAAGGACCATTTTAACTCAGTTTTATTCAACAGATCGAACGTCTAGGGATCAGGAATAGAATTGAAAGCAAAGCATCCTATCTAAAGGAGCTTGAGGAACAAGTAAGTCCATTCCACTCTCTAATAGATTTAATACGGGGATGATGTCCTCAGTCCTGGACCTGGTTTGCTGCACCTGATTACAAGAAAGCCTGACTAACATATCGCTTCATTTCTGTAGTGTCTACTGTTTAGTTTCTATATCATAACTGTTTGTATTATTACATCAAGTTTGTAGGTCTTAAGAACCTTATTCAACGAAATAAGCAATTATATAGATCAGGAAATCCTCCAAGCGTAGGTGTTTCTTTACCTTTTATTCTGGTTCAGGTACACCATCATCTAATTATCTACCTTTTTGCTACTTCTCCAGAAGAAAATGTTGTTCAATTTTGCCTTGGATCTTCAATTGTGTGGTAACTAGATTATATTAGTATCAACTCACTACACAGCATATGCTTAATTAGTTGGCTTGAATTTTAAAGTATAaaatgttattatgagatgttaTCTCACTCCAGCTGCTTTGTTAATTCctagaaatatttttttcctcttttgtgGACATTCGTTTGAAGTTGTCACATCAACTGAATGTGACAGCTGCAAACACTATAAACTGGAAGGATTTTATCAGCTTATATTGTCAAGTTCAACTAACTCTAGTTGCCTCTTGATTTATATAAGCTCAATGCTATGTTATGGAGAATTCTTGGCCACAGATTCGAAATAGTTTCTAACTTGTTAATTGTAATACAGAATCTGTTTTTCCTGCTGGATGCTTTAATGTGGTTTTTAGCGGTATTGCTATTTGATTAATCTCATgctctaaatttttaaaactgTACACATGTTCTCATGCAACTGTCAAAGTTGAAGAGGAAATATCAGAAGAAAATCAAGACATGCAGCttgttcattttgatttcaATCGGTAAAGCTTCAATTGCCTTATCTAGGTCTGTATGTTGTCTTAACGCGAAGACTGCCTAATTAAATATTAAGTAGTGTCATAAAACCAAGAAAGTGGAGCTAGTTAATCCTATTTAAGGCCAAGCAGAGACCACCAAAAGAGTTTTCAAGTAGAGAAGTTCTGGGAGGCAGTTTTGGTGGTGTGATGCTTTTGTCCCTGTGTTGGGAGATGTAACTGTCACTTCCGGTTTATGTTTactctcccttctctctctgCAGTACTCTTTTTGAACTGCATGACGACTACTATGTGCTCAAAGCAATGGAATTTTGTGATAGACCTCGGAGAGATATTGCTACACTCAATGTTACGGAAGGAGGGGAAGGTTCTAGCTTGTCAGGCTTGCATCAGTTGCAGGTTCCTCCTTCAGTTTCAAGCGTGTCAATTAGGCCTCTGGCATCACCTCCACTTCCTGGAATACTTAAGGTAAGAGTCAAAGTAGAGTAATGATCTGCAAGTTTATGATATCATTTTTTCTTGTTTAGGGTAGACTGTCAAATCCTTTGCCTACCATTCATCAAGTACTTTCTtaactgaattttttttctccatatATTTTGCTATGACTTTTCCCCGTTGTAGTAAGTGATATCATGGACTGGAGTCCAACAAAAATAGGATTAATTTCAGAATTGGCTAGGTACA containing:
- the LOC120575786 gene encoding transcription factor-like protein DPB, with product MQMEFVAKVNRWEMGTRLRKSCIDESRSSCFPSSRSEQTTQTAAALKLNHLDIHDDDDAGSQGAVVSKKKKRGQQRDARKNKSRRGLPQISMKVLEKVESKGRTTFNEVADELVAELADPMNSGLSPNKQQYDEKNVRRRAYDVLNVLMAMDIISKDKKEIQWKGLPPSAIEELKIERLGIRNRIESKASYLKELEEQFVGLKNLIQRNKQLYRSGNPPSVGVSLPFILVQVHHHLIIYLFATSPEENVVQFCLGSSIVW